The Populus trichocarpa isolate Nisqually-1 chromosome 18, P.trichocarpa_v4.1, whole genome shotgun sequence genomic interval ATTTTCAAAGGGATACTCAAGAGCTTGGGGCTTGGCGTTGTAGCTAGACCCAAGGCTGTTGAGCACGAagttgcagccagacccaacgCTCTTGGGTCTAGCACTGCAGGCAAACCTAAGCTTGGGTTTAGACGCCTGCTCCTAGTGTATTGGGCCAAGTGGGGCTGCAAGACCCAAGAGAACTGGGTCTGCGCTCCTGCCACTCCTAAGCAACTTGGGTCAAGTGTCCCTTTCCAGCTCTGAGTTTCTTGGATCTGGAAGAggatgtcagacccaagttaataataataataataattgattttacccttcaaatcaatttttttttttcaatggtaatcaaatttatttgaaatttaataatattaattaaattaataatatctataatattaataaaaatattaaatttgtatgGCCCAAGTTTTTAatcctttcaaataaaatttattgtttttccttaatagtaacaatttttttttcaaatttaataataataatttcgcTTTACCGTgtgaaaagagaaggaaaaaaattatagtattgGGTCTTGCTGGGGGCAGGACCCAACGCTGTTTGATGGGTCCTGCTGACTGGAGGACCCAACACTGATGAGTCCTGCTGACCCAACGTCATGGGGTCTGCAACCTCACCATGCTCTACCAAACaatgcaatccacagtgaaatcgTTCATAGTCTCCAGTAACTCGCGTTACAGTACCAAATAGTACAATGCACAGTAATTCACTCGggcaataaaatattaatccttttagttatagttaattagattttcatttttaataaaatcttatcaTCTCGCCAATTAAGAACGCTTTTGGAAAGAATAATTTTGGGAATTTCAGATATTAATGCAAAtgctttttggatttttatcaaCCAATTAAAAACATATGGGACCATGCCACTTGCATTGATTaacataattcttttttagatttttatcaaTGGCATCAACCAAACAAGAGCAGATGGGATTCCTCCCAAGACTTTGAGTTAATGCTGACCATTTGCTTACTTCCTCTCAATAATTGGCCTTTACAAGTATGCCGAAGGGCGGCAGCTGGTTCATAACTAGCTTTGCAGTTTAAgtgcttaaaacaaaaaagttattttttagtcgCATGCTATAATTAAAATGTCATGTCTCATgtataaacaattaaaacttgaattttttagtcGAAGGTCAGTGTCGTTCATTAAATTAACCTGAAAAGGATGGGGTAGTAGACTCGGAGACTCATGCTATAAAATGCCTCGTCTCATGTGAAGGTCAGTGTCGCATGCTATAAGGAtgattaatgctttttttttttttttctgtgttacATATTCCCTAAAGAAATCACTGACGAAATAAAACTTTCAAGGCGCTgataattaatgtgtttttttactattgactATTTGcttttttactaataaaatcatcatataataaaattttttgaataataatagcCTTTAATAATACTACTAATTGTGATATTAATGATAATGGTTATATGTTATTTCATCTAAAATCCATTAAGTATACTCTAAACAttgttctaaatttttttgatactTACTTTATTACATGTTGTTTTGTAAGATTATGCTAAAAATAATtctacaattttgtttttatctaatatattgCGTCCAAGATCCGGTCAATTCGGCTAATTTCTCCACAAGATTACTGTGGGCTTCCATGAAATATTGTCCAATTACTTGTGCGATGGAGTTGGCATAAATGCTCCATGAAATCCATATGGGACTCGACATGGCAATGTAATTTTGGCAACTGGCTCACTTGTGAAATTCTTTGTGTCAATAAtataaacctgaaaaaaaaattaagaacaggATTTAATGATTGGGAAACAAATTATTAGAATTGCGATTGGTTTACATCTATAAAATCAACTTACTTTGGACGTATCGGTGTCTTCATCATGAACAAAAGTGATGATCCagccatcatcttcttcaagcCCGCCTTCTTTCGGGACAAAGGCAGCTCCAGTGCAGAAGGTGTTTCCCACGAATTCATGGTACTCCACCTTTATATGCCCTTCAGATTCCTCCCATTCCTAGATCAGAGAACAATAATTTAGATCAGCACGAATTCATTTGTGagaataaagaaataataatgcGATAATCTGACTATTCAGCAGTTTAATTACCTTATTGGCAGTCTCTTCAAAGTACAGCTTGGCTAGACCTCCAAATTTTGGCATGCCTAGaacaaccaaattgaaagcTTAATATGAAATGGTAAGCAAGGTTATAGTTAAATCTTATATGCTGAGATCGATGGATTCGGAATGTAGAACTGACCTGAAGTAGCACTTGCCAAGCCATGAACAGTTTGGGCGTAGCCAAATTTGTTCTTTACACCATTAAAATTTGGATTGATCATTGGAAACTCGATAGATAATAGAGTTCCAGTTAGGTTTCTCTCTTTAACCTCTCCGGTTTCCATGTTTAGTCTCCATTCATAAGATCGGCAGAACAACAGTTCAtcgtttttgaaatgtttagcATCTTGCTGATCAACAGGATCTTTGCTCCTAAGTCTTCCGGAGACCCACTCAAACTTGTCCAAATCCACATCGCAAGATTCTGATATGATTGATTCAAGGGACCTGCATCCCCTCACTACAACCTGccccagcaaaaaaaaaaaaacacaagaggaagaagaagaacattaGATACATTGCAGGCAATGAattgaacacaaaaaaaaaaggtgatgttTTCATTAGTAACCTCATCTCCTTCCTCGAAACAATTAAGAATGTGAAATGTGCAATTTGGTTCCACCTCGAACCAACGGATTGAGTCGGCATTGCCATAGCGGGGCATAATCCCGATTCTTGCATATTCTTCCTTTTCAAACTTTATCAACCTGTCAAGTGGCAGAAACCAAATTACTTCTCGTTGCCGTAATAACACTTTGATCAGAACAAAATGATTGACACTTTAGAGTTATGGTTAGTGTAATGGCACTCACGGGCCTCCTTTGATGAGTCTCTGTATATCTATTGTTAGTGGAAAATCCATGATCACATTATacctacaaaataaataaagaacgaAGATTAGATTTTGTTGtcatagttttatatttttttccaagttaattTCCAGTGATGGCAAAGATCACTAACCTCTCTGTTACCCCCATGTCATGACTAAGGGTGCATCTGTCGAACTTGAGATCAACCTTATGTACGAGTCTCTTTCCATCAGCTGAAAGTAGGGTTCGCAAGTTAATTGTCACGCAAGTAAAAATGGTTCTTGATTTTAGTaaacactttattttatttttttttatttgttaactggatggaaaatgaaaatatacCAGAAACAACTCCCAGTTCCATGAAAGGTTTCATCGCATCCACCCCAAAGACAACCAACTCTCCAGTACCTGGTGCTCTCTGAAACAGACAAGAAATTAACAGAGAGAAATACTAATTAGTTGTGTGTTGTTTTCCTTGATGAACTCATACATATATGGGCCTTTTCTGcaggtatttaaaaaaaaaaaacctttgggTGGCTGTTGAAAGGTCGATGCCAAGTTCCATTTATATCCCAATCGCCTAAAGTCTGAAGGGAAAAGATGTCAATCTCTTGAGGGATGTGATTTTCAGCAATTGAGTAGAACTTCCCTGAATGCTCGAAAACATTGGTGTTGCTAAGATCTTTGTTGACTTTTCCAAATCGCAGCTGGAATTTATTATCATGCATTAGTCAAtcttaaatactaaaaaaaaataaaaattcatgctAGCTTTCATCACCAAATTAACTAGgggaaaaagaatataaaaaattaaatagtaagGCACTTGTCATTCCACGCGCATGAACTTCCatttaattttgtgaattaGTCAATACCCAGCACTTTTATACATGTACCTTTTTCAGGAACAAGGACTCCGTTTATGACTTCGCcattcaaacaagaaaaaagttgagaattattttactttttttaatgatgaataattatatcaattttaattgacaGAAATTCGAGTCATTAATTGGCtacttattataataattattaaattttccaataaaatattctCACATGAACAAGATTTTCATGCAATTAAATGAAGCTCcattgattattatattttttctgccGTAAGagtttcaaatttgttttattgtaaaaacaaaaggtagAGTAAGTAAtaattgcttttaaaattatttttatttagaaatatattaaaataatattttttaaaattttttaaaatttatttatatattaacacatcaaaataatataaaaaaacaaaaaacaagttattttaaagtaaaaaaaatcaaattcttaaaaaaaaaatatttgtttctaatactggttttaatatattagttaaaaataaataaataaaaagattgaggCCGTGGGCCCACCATATTTAATAAGTATGCTAACAAAATGGCGGGCGGGCTGCCTTCAATGGCTGGAAGAAAAGATGGCTTgtctctttgtttttcaatcttgtaTGTTTCGGTTTCAACATGTCTATTATTGTACAGAACCGTCCATGTTTCACCACCATCGCTTTCTTTGTCAAAGCACACAGCGTGAAGCATTCCCTCTCCTTCAATCCACATATGACCGGTCTTTCCAAATACTGAACTCGTAGATTTTAGACCACCAAAGAGGGGATTTGGTCCTGGAATTGTAGTTTTTGAACAAGTCAGCGGCCTTCACGTCGGATtcattaaaataactaaaaagaacAGTCTATTTCTGAATATCCACTAATTAACTAGCATGAGATGagaaaaattaaactgaattgTTGAGTTCAAGAAGAGACCGTTTCTTATGTAGACACCTTCAGGAAAATCATATGGGACTTTGCCCTCAATGCTGGTGATAGCAAGAGGTTCGTTCAGTTCATCAACCGGCGCAAAGTTACTCTGCAAAAAAACACGTAAACAGCAGATTAGAAAATGACTCATCAATGCTTAATACTACTACTTGAGAGGTGAGTAGTCAGTCAAGGGACGTCTCGCGGGTTAATTACCTGAGAAGGGAGGACGGGCTGGTCAGCAAACTGAAATAATGAATCCACAAATGCATCCAAGAGTTTGACAGAAGCATTTCTTATGCTTTTCGAAACATCAAGTTGCATGGGAAGTTGCTGCAACTCTTTCAATAATGGCTGCTCGCTCAAAACATCCACagtatttgtatttaggttaaataCAGTTTTAACAAGCAAAACATGAATGGCATATATAGTGCATGGGAAAGAACCAGGTCGTATATATATTTCACTAATCTTGCTTAATCAAGCATAGAACAGGTGAAATTAAACAAGGATTAAGTATATTAACGTCTGATGTAGATGCCTTTAAGTGACAGAGAGACTAGAGGATCAAGTACCTTGTAAGAAGAAGACAACCTATTCTTAAAACGATCGATGTTTTCGAAGGGAGAAGGCCGACTATGTACAGAGCAATTCACATGAAAAGCCATTGTTGATGTATATGTCAtccttctctctccctctccactAGTTTCCCTTCAAGGATAGCTTAGCTCTTAACGGCTCTTAAATATAGGTTTTATAAGTATTCAGGGTcgtaatttttagattattcaAGTAGTTTTTGTTGACGAGCTTCAACTGTTCCAAATCAACGCTCACCTAATATGTTATTCATGCTTTGGAGTCGAAGTATTTACCCACCGTATTTGTCTTTTATCATTATTCATGTAGTCACGTTTTACGGCATGCATGCATATATgttgaaattagtttttattggtatatttttattaaaaaaatactgcaTCAACAAAGATTTTTTGGTATAAATTTTTTGGAATGCAAGCACACGGGTCTAGAGCTAGCCAAACCCAGCCATACTAAGCTTGCAGTATACCTAGCCTCGGGTACACCCAAGAAAATGATCAGACCATCCTTCCTCGGCACACCCAAGATAATAACCCTCTTCCCTTGGACTCACCCAAAGAACAGACTCAGCCCTCTTAGACTCACCAAGGGAAGGACCTACTTCCCTTGAATCTAGTCCATGGAAAGAGCTCAGCTTCTATGGACTCAGCTACATTTAAcgttttagattttaatatccCTATACTTTTTAAGTGTATAAAAGTCCTCCAGTAACCTACTATATTtccatcaaatattaatatagatataagagatatttatctattattaaaTCTTATCAAGATAAAATTACACTTCAGATTATTCTCTTCACAAAAAGATATATAATGGCGGAAGgtcaagaagaagagaaaaaaatagaaaaatcaaccaaaattaaaaaaatggagaaaaatccTTGTTCCATagggaaataatataaaacactaataatataatagtttagatttttttttttttctatttagagaGGAGCccatataatataaatagaaacacaagcacacaaataagaaaacaaattccaaaCGGACAAAAAAAAGTACATAACTACCAAAAAACTTATAACCCTAGCTAACAGCTATTGACACCACCGCAACTGACCAAGCCATGCCAACCCACGATCTTCCCTTTTCTCTCCACAGCATTGCCATCAACAATCTCCTCTCATATCCAGCACCACCAACACCACCAGATCatctaaggttttttttgttcttgttttttgaaaaaaattaaaatattttattttttactttaaattaatattttttgcaccaccagattatttttttaatgttttttaatgctttaaactaatatcaaaaataatttttaaaaaataaaaaaatattattttaatatatttttaagtgaaaagcattttaaaaaacaataaaaaccacaATCTCAATCACCCTCTTAACCCACATACTTCTCTCACCACCAATTAGACCCCACGATAACCCAACCATAGTGTCAAcatccctttttcttttcacttgaaACTGTAGCAACCATCGTcgtaaaaaaaaggagaagaaatcaaCCAAAACATCCAAGCCACCGATCTCCCTTCTTAAACTATGATGAGCTACACCGCCTGTGTAAGgagtaagaataaaaaaaaaataactatcaagTAGGTGGCttagtgataagagtttgggattaATAGGTTTGCTTCCCCTGTGATCTTATTTTTTAGCCCtgtggtttgctaatattgatgGTCACTGAAGACTTACTTGTGGTTAATTTCAGGATCCGTGAGAATTAATTGAGGTGTGTACAAGCTAGCCCGAACATCTCAGatgaatcaaaaaataataataataaaaagggaaCGAATAATTTACTAAGTCATGAATTTTTCCAAACATACATATAATAGTTTAGATAAGTGGTAGTTCTTAGCACattgatataataaatatattttatcataaaaattaaaataaaaaaaatattttagataagatattttatgatgatttttttttcctttgatataATCAAGGTGTATCCTAtatcaatgttatttttttttatcttacaaAAGTTTTCCATGGCAGGCTGGTGAACTAGTTGATGATTTTCACATCACTCCGGGCATTTTCATCATTACAGGAAATTATATATCATTTTCAAGTAAGTGGGTTCGGAAGACAATTGgagtaataaaatataattttcccCTGAATTCAACTTAGATGAATGATTTCCTATCACATCAACGCTTAGattcatgatataaaaaaatattatttaaagaattagaattagaataaattaatttggggtgtatatatataactagaaaataataatgagGGGGGGAAGAACAATCGGAGTGGAAAC includes:
- the LOC7462928 gene encoding carotenoid 9,10(9',10')-cleavage dioxygenase produces the protein MTYTSTMAFHVNCSVHSRPSPFENIDRFKNRLSSSYKPLLKELQQLPMQLDVSKSIRNASVKLLDAFVDSLFQFADQPVLPSQSNFAPVDELNEPLAITSIEGKVPYDFPEGVYIRNGPNPLFGGLKSTSSVFGKTGHMWIEGEGMLHAVCFDKESDGGETWTVLYNNRHVETETYKIEKQRDKPSFLPAIEGSPPAILLAYLLNMLRFGKVNKDLSNTNVFEHSGKFYSIAENHIPQEIDIFSLQTLGDWDINGTWHRPFNSHPKRAPGTGELVVFGVDAMKPFMELGVVSADGKRLVHKVDLKFDRCTLSHDMGVTERYNVIMDFPLTIDIQRLIKGGPLIKFEKEEYARIGIMPRYGNADSIRWFEVEPNCTFHILNCFEEGDEVVVRGCRSLESIISESCDVDLDKFEWVSGRLRSKDPVDQQDAKHFKNDELLFCRSYEWRLNMETGEVKERNLTGTLLSIEFPMINPNFNGVKNKFGYAQTVHGLASATSGMPKFGGLAKLYFEETANKEWEESEGHIKVEYHEFVGNTFCTGAAFVPKEGGLEEDDGWIITFVHDEDTDTSKVYIIDTKNFTSEPVAKITLPCRVPYGFHGAFMPTPSHK